A stretch of Salvelinus alpinus chromosome 4, SLU_Salpinus.1, whole genome shotgun sequence DNA encodes these proteins:
- the LOC139573961 gene encoding thyrotropin-releasing hormone receptor-like: protein MENVTSIPDNQTLGPWTDYSTEYKVVSIFFVILICGIGIVGNVMVILVVLTTKHMRTPTNCYLVSLAVADLMVLTAAGLPNITQSLYGGGWVYGYVGCLSITYFQYLGINASSCSITAFTIERYIAICHPIKAQFMCTLSRAKKIIVVVWAFTSLYCAMWFYLSDMNELIYDNITLVSCEYKVSRNLYLPFIYFTDFAMFYVVPLMLATVLYGFIARILFLNPLPADPKENTKWKKESCQGNRMMSTNNSSCSTTVRSRRQVTKMLAVVVVLFALLWMPYRTLVVVNSFLDKPYLDLWFLLFCRICIYLNSAVNPVIYNAMSQKFRTSFKKLCHCGPQRLEKPVSYSLALTYSAIKDTTNGESPDHFTTEMDELATPTASDQFLPSTKRISFEDPSLSGRVALCTP from the exons ATGGAGAATGTTACTTCAATTCCAGATAACCAGACACTTGGTCCATGGACTGATTATAGCACGGAATACAAAGTGGTCAGCATATTTTTTGTGATTCTCATCTGTGGGATAGGAATAGTTGGAAACGTTATGGTGATTCTAGTTGTTCTTACAACCAAACACATGCGGACACCGACTAACTGTTACCTGGTGAGTTTGGCGGTGGCCGACCTGATGGTTCTGACGGCGGCGGGACTGCCGAATATTACACAGAGTTTGTATGGAGGAGGCTGGGTGTACGGATACGTCGGGTGCCTTAGCATAACTTATTTCCAGTACTTGGGCATCAACGCGTCTTCATGCTCAATCACCGCTTTCACCATTGAGCGGTACATAGCCATCTGCCACCCCATAAAAGCGCAGTTTATGTGCACTCTGTCAAGAGCAAAGAAAATCATAGTGGTCGTTTGGGCTTTTACCTCGCTCTACTGCGCCATGTGGTTTTATCTGTCTGACATGAACGAGTTGATTTACGACAATATTACCTTGGTCTCATGCGAGTACAAAGTGTCAAGAAATCTTTACCTGCCATTTATCTACTTCACTGACTTTGCCATGTTCTACGTGGTGCCCCTCATGCTAGCCACTGTTCTGTATGGATTTATCGCTAGAATTCTTTTCCTCAACCCATTGCCGGCTGACCCCAAGGAAAATACAAAGTGGAAAAAAGAATCATGCCAAGGAAATAGGATGATGAGCACCAACAATTCATCCTGTAGCACAACCGTCCGCTCTCGCAGGCAG GTGACTAAGATGTTAGCTGTGGTGGTGGTGCTCTTTGCCCTCCTCTGGATGCCCTACCGGACGCTGGTGGTGGTAAACTCCTTCCTGGACAAGCCTTACCTGGACCTCTGGTTCCTACTCTTCTGCCGCATCTGCATCTACCTGAACAGCGCCGTCAACCCTGTCATCTACAACGCCATGTCTCAGAAGTTTCGCACCTCCTTCAAGAAGTTGTGTCACTGCGGTCCACAGCGATTGGAGAAGCCGGTGTCTTACAGCTTGGCCCTAACCTACAGCGCCATCAAGGACACAACCAATGGAGAGAGCCCTGACCACTTCACTACTGAGATGGATGAGCTGGCCACACCCACAGCCAGTGACCAGTTCCTGCCCAGCACCAAGAGGATATCATTCGAGGACCCCTCTCTGTCAGGCAGGGTTGCCCTTTGCACTCCCTGA